TTTAGATAAAGCCATAGGAAAATAAGAAGTGATAAAAACAAAAGCACTCTTTCAATACAAAAAAACATTCATCTTAAACGCATTCAATAAATGAAAAAAATACACACTATTGTAGCTGCAGCACTGGTTCTTTCAATTGTAGTTTCTGCTTGTGGCGGAGGCGAAGCAAAAGGTCTTGCAGGGAAGAAAAAGCAATTGAGCGAAGCAAAAACACAGCTTAAAGAATTGCAAACAAAAGTTGCTGCCCTCGAAAAAGAAATTTCAAAATTAGATACCTCATTCCATGCCGAACAAAAAGTGAAATTGGTAAAAGCCGATACACTAAAACCATCGGAATTTAAGCACTTTATTGAAGTACAAGGAACCGTAGATGCCGATGAAAACGTATTGGCAATAAACCAAATGCCAGGCATCGTTACGGCAATATATGTAAAACCTGGAGATAGAGTAACCAAAGGCCAAGTACTTGCCACTACCGATGGCAGCGCTTACGAAAGAGGTGTAGAAGCCTTGCAAACAGGCCTAGATTTAGCTACTACCGCGTATGAAAAGCAAAAACGCCTGTGGGAACAAAATATAGGCAGCGAAATTCAATACCTCCAAGCCAAAACTCAAAAAGAAACAATGGAAAAGCAATTGAAAGCTCAAGTAGCCCAATTGGAAATGACCAAAGTAAAATCTCCCATAAACGGCACCGTAGATGAAGTGCGCCTTAAACTGGGCGATATGGCAGCGCCAAGCCAGGCAATGCCGGGAATTAGAATTATCAATACATCTAAACTTACACTTAAAGCTAAGCTAAGCGATGCCTATATTGGCAGGGTGCGCCAGGGAGATATTGTAAATGTGTTTTTCCCCGATTTAAGCAAAACAGTAGCTTCAAAAATCTCTTATGCAGGGCAAGTGGTAAACCCAACCGGAAGAACCTTTAATGTTGAAACAGGATTAAGCAATGCCAATGGCGAATTAGCTGCAAATATGCTTGCCAAACTTTTAATTAACGATGAAGTGTTGAAGGATGTTTTAGTAGTTCCTTCTAATGTGGTGCAGCGCTCAGCCGAAGGTATTTATGTATTGGTAGCAGCGGAGGAAAGCGGCAAAACCGTAGCACGTAAAAAGGCCGTTAAAACCGGCAGTGAATACAACGGGCAAACCGTAATTACCAATGGATTAAATGCGGGCGATCGCATCATTACATTCGGCTTTAGCGAAGTAGTAGATGGGCAACCAATAGCATTTTAATTTTTTCAAGAACTACTTGCACACCTTGAGTGCCAAATAAATACACTCTCCAAAAAGAAAACTAATGAATACCGAGCGCTTAAAAGAACTGAGTTTTACCAGTTGGTGTATCAATAACCGCACTGCGGTGTATGTATTCACCATCATTATATCTTTAATTGGCTTTAGCACCTACCAAGGTTTGCCAAAAGAACTATTCCCCGATGTAGTGGTGCCAACCATTTCGGTGGCAACTATTTATCCCGGAGCAACTCCTCAGGATATAGAAAACCTTATTACAAAGCCATTAGAGAAGCAATTGAAATCTATAAATGGCGTAAAGAAAATCACCAGCAATTCCATTAGCGATTTCTCCTTGATTATAGCAGAGTTTAATACCAATTTAGACCCAACTGTATGTAAGCAAAAAGTAAGCGATGCAGTAGATAAAGGGAAAAAAGATTTGCCTACCGATTTAGATAACGACCCTCAAATTCAGGAGTTTGATATTTCTGAATTGCCAATTATGAATATCAACTTGGCGGGCGATTTACCGTTGGATCAAATTAAAAAGTATGGCGAAGACTTGCAAGATAAAATTGAGTCGCTAAAAGAAATAACTCGTGTAGATATTGTGGGCGGACTAACGCGCGAAATACAAATAAACGTGGATTTGTATAAGATGACAGCCGCA
This genomic stretch from Chitinophagales bacterium harbors:
- a CDS encoding efflux RND transporter periplasmic adaptor subunit — its product is MKKIHTIVAAALVLSIVVSACGGGEAKGLAGKKKQLSEAKTQLKELQTKVAALEKEISKLDTSFHAEQKVKLVKADTLKPSEFKHFIEVQGTVDADENVLAINQMPGIVTAIYVKPGDRVTKGQVLATTDGSAYERGVEALQTGLDLATTAYEKQKRLWEQNIGSEIQYLQAKTQKETMEKQLKAQVAQLEMTKVKSPINGTVDEVRLKLGDMAAPSQAMPGIRIINTSKLTLKAKLSDAYIGRVRQGDIVNVFFPDLSKTVASKISYAGQVVNPTGRTFNVETGLSNANGELAANMLAKLLINDEVLKDVLVVPSNVVQRSAEGIYVLVAAEESGKTVARKKAVKTGSEYNGQTVITNGLNAGDRIITFGFSEVVDGQPIAF